The window CTGGTGAGTTCGGTGCCGCTGGCGTTGTGTCGCCAACGTTACGGACTGTGAGCCCTGCCCTTCCGGGCCCGGGGGCGCCGGGGCCCTACTTCTACGATCCCCAACGACGGATGCCGGACCACGCGTGGCTCTTCCACTCCTCAAGTACGCCCCCACCTCCCAGAACTCGCGTGTGACGCCGTTCCGGGTGGGTTCCGACGAGGACCCCAAGGCCGTGTCCATGGACAAGGCCATGGACCGGGAAGATCAGAACTTCGTGATCGAAGCGGCCTACCGCCAGATCTTCTTCCATGCCTTCAAGGTCGACCGCGACCGCACCCTTGAGTCCCAGCTGCGGGACGGGCAGATCAACGTGCGGGAGTTCATCCGCTCGCTGTGTCTGTCGGACACCTTCAACCGCAGCTTCTACAACCTCAACAGCAACTACCGGGTGGCCCGCCACCTGGTGGAGAAGCTGCTGGGCCGCCCGGTCCACGGCAAGTCCGAGGAGATCGCCTGGTCCGCCGTGATCATGACCAAAGGGGTCAAGGGCGCGGTGGACGCCATCCTCGACTCCGACGAGTACCTGGATGCCTTCGGCTACGACACCGTGCCTTACCACCGC of the Cyanobium sp. AMD-g genome contains:
- a CDS encoding phycobilisome rod-core linker polypeptide, translating into MALPLLKYAPTSQNSRVTPFRVGSDEDPKAVSMDKAMDREDQNFVIEAAYRQIFFHAFKVDRDRTLESQLRDGQINVREFIRSLCLSDTFNRSFYNLNSNYRVARHLVEKLLGRPVHGKSEEIAWSAVIMTKGVKGAVDAILDSDEYLDAFGYDTVPYHRNRVVGFREVGETPFNLTSPRYESYYRGILGFPQIVYTGKTRSFPERAQQRRGGFPQDYLPWVRTLPALRGVGSAAAGNTGMDYLSKVPYRSIGR